Below is a window of Streptomyces sp. NBC_00223 DNA.
AACGCCGACGGAGTAGCTGACAAGTTCGCCACGCTCGGACTGACCTACGACGATGTGCTGCTGCTGCCGGGGGCGTCGGAGGTGCTGCCGAATCAGGTGGACACCTCATCGCTCATCTCCCGAAACGTGAAGGTGAACATCCCGCTGCTGTCCGCGGCGATGGACAAGGTCACCGAGGCGCGGATGGCCATCGCGATGGCCCGGCAGGGCGGCGTCGGCGTCCTGCACCGCAATCTGTCGATCGAGGACCAGGTCGGCCAGGTCGACCTGGTCAAGCGGTCCGAGTCCGGCATGGTCACCGACCCGATCACGGTCCGTCCCGACGCCACGCTCGGTGAGGCGGACGCGCTCTGCGCGAAGTTCCGGATCAGCGGTGTACCGGTCACGGACGAGTCCGGGCGGCTGCTCGGCATCGTCACCAACCGTGACATGGCCTTCGAGACCGAGCGCTCCCGCCAGGTCCGCGAGGTCATGACGCCGATGCCGCTGGTCACCGGCAAGGTCGGCATCTCGGGTGTGGACGCGATGGCGCTGCTGCGCCGTCACAAGATCGAGAAGCTGCCGCTGGTGGACGACGACGGCCGGCTCAAGGGCCTGATCACCGTCAAGGACTTCGTGAAGGCCGAGCAGTATCCGCACGCGGCGAAGGACGCGGACGGGCGGCTGCTGGTCGGCGCGGCCGTCGGCGCCAGCCCCGAGGCGCTGGACCGGGCCCAGGCGCTGGTCGCGGCCGGTGTGGACTTCCTGGTCGTGGACACCTCGCACGGCCACAACAGCAACGCGCTCAACTGGATGGCCAAGATCAAGTCCGGCGTCCCCGTGGACGTCGTCGGCGGCAATGTCGCCACGCGGGACGGCGCCCAGGCGCTGCTGGACGCGGGTGTCGACGGTGTGAAGGTCGGCGTCGGCCCCGGCTCCATCTGTACCACCCGGGTGGTGGCCGGCATCGGCGTACCGCAGGTCACCGCGATCTACGAGGCCGCGCAGGCGTGCTTCGACGCGGGCGTGCCGGTCATCGGCGACGGCGGCCTCCAGTACAGCGGCGACATCGGCAAGGCGCTGGCCGCGGGCGCGAGCAGCGTCATGCTCGGCAGCCTGCTGGCCGGGTGCGAGGAGTCGCCGGGCGAGCTGCTGTTCATCAACGGCAAGCAGTTCAAGTCCTACCGGGGCATGGGGTCGCTCGGCGCGATGCAGTCGCGCGGGCAGGGCCGCTCGTACTCCAAGGACCGCTACTTCCAGGGCGAGGTCTCGTCCGACGACAAGCTCGTGCCCGAGGGCGTCGAGGGCCAGGTCGCCTACCGCGGCCCGCTGTCCGCGGTCCTCCACCAGCTGATCGGCGGTCTGCGCCAGACGATGGGCTACGTCGGGGCGGCGACGATCGCGGAGATGGAGTCCAAGGGGCGCTTCGTCCGCATCACGGCGGCGGGCCTCAAGGAGTCCCACCCCCACGACATCCAAATGACCGTCGAGGCCCCCAATTACCACAGCTGACCCCCTATTTCCTGCTATTTCCTGCCCACCGGCGTGCCTCTTCACCGAGCCCGCCGGTGGGCTGCGTTCTGACGCGGATATTTCTACTGGGGCAATGGCCCGCCGATAC
It encodes the following:
- the guaB gene encoding IMP dehydrogenase, translating into MTLNADGVADKFATLGLTYDDVLLLPGASEVLPNQVDTSSLISRNVKVNIPLLSAAMDKVTEARMAIAMARQGGVGVLHRNLSIEDQVGQVDLVKRSESGMVTDPITVRPDATLGEADALCAKFRISGVPVTDESGRLLGIVTNRDMAFETERSRQVREVMTPMPLVTGKVGISGVDAMALLRRHKIEKLPLVDDDGRLKGLITVKDFVKAEQYPHAAKDADGRLLVGAAVGASPEALDRAQALVAAGVDFLVVDTSHGHNSNALNWMAKIKSGVPVDVVGGNVATRDGAQALLDAGVDGVKVGVGPGSICTTRVVAGIGVPQVTAIYEAAQACFDAGVPVIGDGGLQYSGDIGKALAAGASSVMLGSLLAGCEESPGELLFINGKQFKSYRGMGSLGAMQSRGQGRSYSKDRYFQGEVSSDDKLVPEGVEGQVAYRGPLSAVLHQLIGGLRQTMGYVGAATIAEMESKGRFVRITAAGLKESHPHDIQMTVEAPNYHS